The Maridesulfovibrio zosterae DSM 11974 genome contains a region encoding:
- a CDS encoding bifunctional ADP-dependent NAD(P)H-hydrate dehydratase/NAD(P)H-hydrate epimerase: MFSPLPTPLEMSEWDRITINEIGIRGEILMENAGHEAVKSLVSEYGAVSGKKILIIAGSGNNGGDGFVMARLLADLAAEVMVLHTVPKNKYKGDAAYHLKIASKLGIELKYFKATENIALPPSDIIVDALLGTGFEGELRPFAKAIVEKINSAVGYVFSVDIPSGLNGLTGKPQPIAVEADTTVTFEEAKLGLAVPSAAKYTGNLIVTPIGIPGVVKHAYPATNHIIKKNVLTPLSRLNPVMHKGTSGHVLLVGASKGLTGALHLAGISALRSGAGLVTMACPDGLASEVKSGKPELMTMGLGSGDHWNDQMIIELLSKIKEYDSLVIGPGLGRDQGALDLVEAVVKNGHPPAVYDADALYALASRSHLMQSIAQNSIFTPHPGEMSRLIKKSIQEVESDRVEIARRYSVSKNIFLILKGAGTVIGCPDGSTAISPISAPNLAAAGSGDILAGVIGALLAKRIPPMQSACMGVYWHALAGLYLSKKFPYRGNIATEIADILPLVLKEELCLKPKTS; the protein is encoded by the coding sequence GAGGCCGTAAAGTCACTAGTCTCAGAATATGGAGCGGTCTCAGGTAAAAAAATTCTGATCATTGCAGGCTCTGGTAATAACGGAGGAGACGGCTTTGTAATGGCTAGACTGTTAGCTGACTTAGCTGCCGAAGTGATGGTGCTTCATACTGTTCCCAAAAATAAATATAAGGGAGATGCTGCGTACCACCTTAAGATTGCATCAAAACTTGGTATTGAGCTTAAGTATTTCAAGGCAACAGAAAATATTGCACTGCCACCTAGTGATATTATTGTCGATGCTCTTCTTGGGACTGGATTTGAGGGAGAATTGAGACCTTTTGCTAAAGCAATTGTTGAAAAAATTAACTCTGCTGTAGGTTATGTTTTTTCAGTTGATATTCCTTCAGGATTAAATGGACTCACAGGTAAACCACAACCTATAGCTGTAGAAGCAGACACGACCGTAACTTTTGAAGAAGCAAAACTAGGTCTGGCCGTACCGTCGGCTGCCAAATACACAGGAAATCTTATCGTCACTCCTATTGGAATACCGGGAGTTGTAAAACATGCCTACCCTGCAACTAATCATATTATCAAAAAAAATGTTCTGACACCGCTTTCGAGACTAAATCCTGTAATGCACAAAGGAACTTCCGGTCATGTTTTGCTGGTGGGGGCATCTAAGGGACTTACCGGAGCTCTCCACCTTGCAGGTATATCTGCACTGCGATCCGGAGCTGGTTTGGTTACCATGGCCTGCCCGGACGGTTTAGCTTCGGAAGTAAAATCAGGAAAGCCAGAACTAATGACTATGGGGCTTGGCTCCGGTGATCATTGGAATGATCAGATGATTATAGAGTTGCTTTCCAAAATTAAGGAATACGATTCTTTAGTCATAGGTCCTGGACTGGGACGAGATCAAGGAGCTCTTGATCTGGTAGAAGCAGTCGTAAAAAATGGTCATCCCCCAGCTGTGTATGATGCTGATGCTCTTTATGCGCTGGCTTCCCGATCACACCTTATGCAGTCGATCGCTCAGAATTCCATTTTCACCCCGCATCCTGGAGAAATGAGCAGGTTGATAAAGAAATCAATTCAGGAAGTAGAATCAGATAGGGTTGAAATAGCAAGAAGATATTCCGTTTCAAAAAATATTTTTCTCATTCTCAAAGGAGCAGGAACTGTTATAGGCTGTCCGGACGGAAGCACTGCAATCTCTCCTATTTCTGCCCCGAACCTTGCTGCAGCAGGGTCCGGAGATATCCTTGCAGGAGTTATAGGAGCTTTACTTGCAAAAAGAATTCCTCCTATGCAAAGTGCGTGTATGGGAGTATACTGGCATGCACTGGCTGGACTGTATCTGAGTAAAAAATTTCCCTATCGCGGAAATATTGCAACTGAAATTGCTGACATATTACCACTAGTACTCAAGGAGGAATTATGCTTAAAGCCAAAGACATCATGA